In Opitutaceae bacterium TAV5, one genomic interval encodes:
- a CDS encoding porin → MNPVRNSRLAGVSRTRHRKSAAALLLAALASLTPLAAQTSSSASADDIAALREQIRLLDQKIRILERNQELKDEAAAAAAAKPAAPSPKVSLDGKGFVVTSPDKDFSLKIGALVQADARVFLDDGAPNRDGFLLRRIRTPLSGTVGKIYNFNITPEYAGGNSTTSSVTLVDAWLDARFSPLFGLKAGKYTLPVVLEPGSNRHFNESPFPNTLAPNRDLGIEAFGAFSEGLVSYRLGVFNGAPNNTQNFGGGTPWGEDGDFTTAGRLTVVPFSKSEGALSKLALSVGGSYGNERASTNGGGLTNIVSNGQQAVLSWGALRADGEHLRVSPGIEWYTGGPFSAAAEFIWERQDLTNGTTFNKSVTNTGWRVSAGYVLTGEEATKNGVTPKTPFNWENGTWGAFEIVGRLSGLDLDSKLFNGAGSLSDTNNITGAFSYGVGLNWYLTSNVRALFNVEQTEYDGGGASTAAVGARSDELYFFTRFQLQF, encoded by the coding sequence ATGAATCCAGTCCGCAATTCACGCCTCGCCGGCGTTTCCCGCACCCGCCACCGCAAAAGCGCTGCTGCCCTCCTGCTCGCCGCTCTCGCCAGTCTCACGCCGCTCGCGGCGCAGACTTCGTCTTCCGCTTCTGCGGACGACATCGCGGCGCTGCGTGAACAGATCCGACTCCTCGACCAGAAAATCCGCATCCTCGAGCGCAACCAGGAGCTCAAGGACGAAGCGGCCGCCGCCGCCGCGGCCAAGCCCGCTGCGCCGAGCCCGAAAGTCTCGCTCGACGGCAAGGGTTTTGTCGTCACCTCGCCCGACAAGGATTTCTCGCTGAAGATCGGCGCGCTCGTCCAGGCCGACGCGCGCGTCTTCCTCGACGACGGTGCGCCCAACCGCGACGGTTTTCTCCTGCGCCGCATCCGCACGCCGCTTTCCGGCACCGTCGGGAAGATCTACAACTTCAACATCACGCCCGAATACGCCGGCGGCAACTCCACCACATCTTCCGTCACGCTGGTGGATGCCTGGCTGGACGCCCGCTTCTCGCCTCTCTTTGGCCTGAAAGCCGGCAAGTACACGCTGCCGGTCGTCCTCGAGCCGGGTTCCAACCGTCACTTCAACGAATCGCCCTTCCCCAATACCCTCGCGCCCAACCGCGACCTGGGTATCGAAGCGTTCGGCGCCTTCTCCGAAGGGCTGGTTTCCTATCGCCTCGGCGTGTTCAACGGCGCGCCGAACAACACCCAGAATTTCGGCGGCGGCACTCCCTGGGGAGAGGATGGTGATTTCACCACCGCCGGCCGTCTGACGGTCGTTCCTTTCAGCAAGAGCGAAGGCGCTCTCTCGAAGCTGGCCCTCAGCGTCGGCGGCAGCTATGGCAACGAGCGCGCCAGCACCAACGGCGGCGGCCTCACCAACATCGTGAGCAATGGCCAGCAAGCCGTTCTTAGCTGGGGTGCTCTCCGTGCCGATGGCGAGCATCTCCGCGTCAGCCCCGGTATCGAGTGGTACACCGGCGGCCCCTTCAGCGCCGCGGCCGAGTTTATCTGGGAGCGCCAGGATCTCACCAACGGCACCACGTTCAACAAATCCGTCACCAACACCGGCTGGCGCGTCAGCGCCGGTTATGTGCTGACCGGTGAAGAAGCGACCAAAAACGGCGTCACGCCGAAGACTCCCTTCAACTGGGAGAACGGCACCTGGGGCGCCTTCGAAATCGTGGGCCGGCTCAGCGGCCTCGACCTCGACAGCAAGCTCTTCAACGGTGCGGGCTCTCTCAGCGACACGAACAACATCACCGGAGCCTTCTCCTACGGTGTCGGTCTCAACTGGTATCTCACCAGCAACGTCCGCGCCCTGTTCAACGTGGAGCAGACCGAATATGACGGCGGCGGCGCTTCCACCGCGGCCGTGGGCGCCCGCTCCGACGAACTCTACTTCTTCACCCGCTTCCAGCTCCAGTTCTGA
- a CDS encoding sulfate transporter subunit: MKIPALVLATLALVAAPFAHAKTIELLNVSYDPTRELYVEYNAAFAKYWKARTGDDVRIKQSHGGSGKQGRSVVDGLQADVVTLALANDINALYNNGKLVPEDWQKRLPNNSAPYTSTIVFLVRGGNPHGIKDWDDLIKSGISVITPNPKTSGGAQWNYLAAWEFARRKYGSDEAAKDFVAKLYKNVPVLDSGARGSTTTFVQRGVGDVFLSWENEAFLALKEFGKDKFEIVVPSLSILAEPTVTVVDKVVDKKGTREVATEYLKYLYSDEGQDIAGRNFYRPSNPKFAEKYAGQFPTVELFTIDEKFGGWIQAYKTHFADGGTFDQIYLKK, from the coding sequence ATGAAAATTCCCGCACTCGTCCTCGCCACGCTGGCCCTGGTCGCCGCGCCTTTCGCGCACGCCAAGACCATCGAGCTTCTCAACGTTTCCTACGATCCGACCCGCGAACTCTACGTCGAATACAATGCCGCCTTCGCCAAATACTGGAAGGCCAGGACCGGCGATGATGTCCGCATCAAGCAGTCGCACGGCGGCTCCGGCAAGCAGGGCCGTTCCGTCGTCGACGGCCTCCAGGCCGATGTCGTCACCCTCGCCCTCGCCAACGACATCAACGCCCTCTACAACAACGGCAAACTCGTGCCGGAAGACTGGCAGAAACGCCTCCCGAACAATTCCGCGCCCTACACCAGCACGATCGTCTTCCTCGTGCGCGGCGGCAATCCTCACGGCATCAAGGACTGGGATGATCTCATCAAGTCCGGCATCTCCGTGATCACACCCAACCCGAAGACCTCGGGCGGCGCGCAATGGAACTACCTCGCCGCCTGGGAATTTGCCCGCCGCAAGTACGGCAGCGACGAAGCCGCCAAGGATTTCGTGGCCAAGCTCTACAAAAACGTGCCCGTCCTCGACTCCGGTGCGCGCGGCTCCACTACCACCTTCGTCCAGCGCGGCGTCGGCGATGTGTTCCTCTCCTGGGAAAACGAGGCCTTCCTCGCGCTCAAGGAATTCGGCAAGGACAAGTTCGAGATCGTCGTTCCCTCGCTCAGTATCCTCGCCGAGCCCACGGTCACGGTCGTGGACAAGGTCGTTGACAAGAAGGGCACCCGCGAAGTCGCCACCGAATACCTGAAGTATCTCTATTCCGACGAAGGCCAGGACATCGCCGGCAGGAATTTCTACCGTCCCAGCAATCCGAAGTTTGCCGAGAAGTACGCCGGCCAGTTCCCGACGGTCGAGCTCTTCACCATCGACGAAAAATTCGGCGGCTGGATCCAGGCCTACAAGACCCACTTCGCCGACGGCGGCACCTTTGACCAGATCTATCTGAAAAAGTAA
- a CDS encoding transcriptional regulator, BadM/Rrf2 family → MKLSKKGEYALRALIDLGIAAEVERDLVQVAELADKERIPIKFLEQIMQELKASGFVVSQRGKFGGYRLSRPSSEITVGSVVRLIDGPLAPIGCVSHTAYEKCSCPDETHCGLRMLMLDVRNAIAGILDRYSLADVVEVTTRKMRRDDIPLPFSESRHPPSGGQRHLQPVPQAARSVPPDQRLAPVEGLLSNLLPDYTI, encoded by the coding sequence ATGAAGCTCTCCAAGAAAGGTGAATACGCGCTCCGCGCCCTGATCGATCTCGGCATCGCTGCCGAGGTCGAGCGGGACCTCGTGCAGGTGGCCGAACTCGCCGACAAGGAGCGCATCCCGATAAAATTCCTGGAGCAGATCATGCAGGAACTGAAGGCGTCGGGTTTTGTCGTCAGCCAGCGGGGCAAGTTTGGCGGTTACCGCCTTTCGCGCCCGTCTTCGGAAATCACCGTCGGCAGCGTTGTCCGGCTGATCGATGGTCCGCTCGCGCCCATCGGCTGCGTGAGCCACACGGCCTACGAGAAGTGTAGTTGTCCGGACGAGACGCACTGTGGACTCCGCATGCTCATGCTCGATGTCCGCAATGCCATCGCCGGCATCCTCGACCGCTACTCGCTCGCCGACGTCGTCGAGGTCACCACCCGCAAGATGCGCCGCGATGACATCCCGCTCCCGTTCTCCGAAAGCCGGCATCCGCCCTCCGGCGGCCAGCGCCACCTCCAGCCCGTGCCGCAAGCCGCCCGTTCCGTCCCGCCCGACCAGCGCCTCGCACCTGTCGAAGGCCTCCTTTCCAACCTCCTCCCGGATTACACCATCTGA
- a CDS encoding phosphohydrolase codes for MGEEIKPPPAAPAATGTAPSAADRIAQQFAFIIEADRLKEIFRQSLLSRSGRRENDAEHSWHICLMAMVLAEHSNTPVDLLRVIRMLLIHDIVEIDAGDTYAYDTAGMATQPEREARAADRLFGLLPADQAAGFRALWDEFEARETPEAKFAAALDRVQPVLLNCLTQGRKWREHGVTHDRVLARNQHAAAGAAPLWDYARALIDEAAANGWLRR; via the coding sequence ATGGGCGAAGAAATAAAACCGCCTCCCGCCGCACCCGCCGCCACCGGAACCGCGCCCTCCGCCGCGGACCGCATCGCGCAACAATTCGCCTTCATCATCGAGGCCGACCGGCTCAAGGAAATCTTCCGCCAGTCGCTCCTCAGCCGGAGCGGACGCCGCGAGAACGACGCCGAGCACTCCTGGCACATCTGCCTCATGGCGATGGTGCTCGCCGAGCACAGCAACACGCCCGTCGACCTGCTCCGCGTCATCAGGATGCTGCTCATCCACGACATTGTGGAAATCGACGCCGGCGACACCTACGCCTACGACACCGCCGGCATGGCCACGCAGCCCGAACGCGAGGCCCGCGCCGCCGACCGCCTTTTCGGCCTGCTGCCCGCCGACCAGGCCGCCGGGTTCCGCGCACTCTGGGACGAGTTCGAGGCGCGCGAGACGCCCGAGGCGAAATTCGCCGCCGCGCTCGACCGCGTGCAACCCGTGCTCCTCAACTGCCTCACGCAGGGACGCAAATGGCGCGAGCACGGCGTCACGCATGACCGCGTCCTCGCCCGCAACCAGCACGCCGCCGCCGGCGCCGCCCCGCTCTGGGACTACGCCCGGGCGCTCATCGATGAAGCCGCCGCCAACGGCTGGCTCCGCCGATAG
- a CDS encoding DNA-binding protein: MSLFTTQLQKTFDGGGITRPELSRKTGIQYATLSNYATGRSTPDSGAMQAICAALDAKEAAALTEAWLRDLTAGNLSRLVRVEAKNMPLAAAEPEPWARLPLNAQQREALEKLARAVVDYTEWEQLLYSITDVLPLSRTARKMKVSGTRAVNKAAAKAG, from the coding sequence ATGAGTCTGTTTACAACGCAGTTACAAAAGACTTTCGATGGTGGTGGCATCACGCGGCCAGAGCTCTCCAGGAAGACCGGCATCCAGTATGCCACGCTGTCGAACTACGCGACCGGACGCAGCACGCCCGACAGCGGAGCGATGCAGGCCATCTGCGCCGCTCTCGATGCGAAGGAGGCTGCGGCACTGACAGAAGCATGGCTGCGCGATCTGACCGCAGGCAACCTGTCGCGCCTGGTGCGCGTGGAGGCGAAGAACATGCCCCTCGCCGCGGCCGAACCTGAACCCTGGGCGCGCCTACCGCTCAATGCCCAGCAGCGGGAGGCGTTGGAAAAGCTGGCGCGCGCGGTCGTGGACTACACGGAATGGGAACAACTTTTATACTCCATCACAGATGTGCTTCCGCTGTCCCGGACCGCCAGGAAGATGAAGGTTTCCGGGACGAGAGCGGTGAACAAGGCGGCGGCAAAGGCCGGGTGA
- a CDS encoding autotransporter, with protein MRTSRPDTAASARPLRSFHQLSGLPFLLTASLLCAQTTVEWSGADAANNYWSTPGNWQGGLLPSDADDVLITSAGSLTVGLNGTQAYAGSLEVDTTAGSVTISGAGTLNLASGNLKKTSTANGLTISSNIVLGASGAWSNASGSGSSGFTVSGVISDNGNGYGITWERGVISLSGANTFSGGFLFKSGTIYIRNNQALGTDAFTLESSSGVIRFTASDIANAIVLNGTGRNDFYLDSATGFNREVILGNSITGSGATSGGQLQFFGSSGVWRFKETISLTNATYTALTLKGQQSAGVSTYIFSKNVTLSGTGTGISGITLGETSTDPTKSGSASLLIDQAIRFDGMGHITDASGAGVNTLGGIHESGTAVIAPGSGITLQNQMENAVNLVSLNAGAVTEFATQIKQSGASPVAVRVNDSYRQIDTAQTTGSTEVFETINPEGIVDFTNAGGNTWQGGTTVLAGGLRVNNSSNSGTGSGGVTVKSGAFLGGAGIIAPEGTNGIVIESGGILAPGNDTIGTLRINGAGTTGALLTLESGATLVFKLGASGASDGISLLAYSTGDLSLSGNVVNFTDAGGLSAGQTYTLFSFWSDVAGTSITASGITDGLVIGTGLEAFTGSYIQYGIHSIELVVGAAIPEPSAWILSAVAGLAVAAARRARHSLRIQN; from the coding sequence ATGCGCACATCCCGTCCCGACACTGCCGCGAGCGCTCGTCCGCTGCGTTCCTTTCATCAACTATCCGGTCTGCCGTTCCTGCTCACCGCATCTCTTCTCTGTGCACAGACCACGGTCGAGTGGAGCGGCGCGGATGCCGCCAACAATTACTGGAGCACGCCCGGCAACTGGCAGGGCGGCCTTCTCCCCTCCGACGCCGACGACGTGCTGATTACGTCCGCGGGCAGCCTGACCGTGGGGCTGAATGGCACGCAGGCTTACGCCGGCTCCCTGGAGGTCGACACCACTGCGGGCTCTGTCACCATTTCCGGAGCCGGGACGCTCAACCTGGCTTCCGGCAACCTGAAAAAAACATCCACGGCGAACGGGCTCACCATCAGCAGCAACATCGTGCTGGGCGCCAGCGGCGCATGGAGCAATGCCAGCGGTTCCGGCAGCAGCGGATTCACGGTAAGCGGCGTGATCTCCGACAACGGTAATGGTTACGGCATCACTTGGGAGAGAGGCGTCATCTCTCTGAGCGGAGCGAATACCTTTTCCGGCGGATTCCTCTTCAAGTCGGGCACAATCTACATCCGGAACAATCAGGCGCTGGGCACCGACGCTTTCACCCTGGAAAGCTCGAGCGGCGTCATCCGGTTCACCGCTTCCGATATCGCCAATGCGATCGTGCTCAACGGCACCGGTCGAAACGATTTCTATCTCGACAGCGCGACGGGTTTCAATCGCGAGGTCATCCTTGGCAACAGCATCACCGGTTCCGGCGCCACCTCCGGCGGCCAACTCCAGTTTTTCGGATCGTCGGGCGTCTGGCGTTTCAAGGAAACGATCAGTCTGACCAACGCGACCTACACCGCGCTCACCCTCAAAGGACAGCAATCTGCCGGGGTCAGCACCTACATCTTTTCCAAAAACGTCACGCTGTCCGGCACCGGCACAGGCATCTCCGGCATCACCCTTGGCGAAACCAGCACCGATCCGACAAAATCCGGCAGCGCCAGCCTGCTCATCGACCAGGCCATCCGTTTCGACGGCATGGGCCACATCACCGATGCCAGCGGCGCGGGCGTGAACACCCTCGGAGGTATCCACGAATCCGGTACGGCCGTCATCGCCCCCGGTTCCGGCATCACGCTGCAAAACCAGATGGAAAACGCCGTCAACCTCGTCTCCCTGAACGCAGGCGCCGTCACCGAATTCGCCACGCAAATCAAACAGTCCGGCGCCAGCCCCGTCGCGGTTCGCGTCAACGACAGCTACCGCCAGATCGACACTGCGCAGACCACCGGGAGCACCGAGGTTTTTGAAACGATAAACCCCGAGGGCATCGTCGATTTCACGAATGCCGGCGGCAACACCTGGCAGGGCGGCACAACCGTCCTTGCCGGCGGGCTTCGCGTGAACAACAGCAGCAATTCCGGCACCGGTTCGGGCGGGGTCACGGTCAAGTCGGGCGCCTTCCTCGGCGGCGCCGGCATCATCGCCCCGGAAGGCACGAACGGCATTGTCATCGAGTCCGGCGGCATCCTCGCTCCCGGCAACGACACCATCGGGACGCTGCGGATCAACGGGGCCGGCACCACGGGCGCGCTTCTCACCCTCGAAAGCGGCGCGACGCTTGTCTTCAAACTCGGAGCATCCGGAGCCAGCGACGGTATCAGCCTTCTGGCCTATTCCACCGGCGACCTTTCCCTCTCCGGCAACGTCGTCAACTTCACCGACGCCGGCGGCCTGAGCGCCGGACAGACCTACACGCTGTTCAGCTTCTGGTCCGACGTGGCCGGCACATCGATTACCGCCAGCGGCATCACCGACGGCCTCGTCATCGGCACCGGACTGGAAGCCTTCACCGGAAGCTACATCCAGTATGGAATCCACTCCATCGAACTCGTCGTGGGCGCGGCGATCCCCGAACCCTCCGCCTGGATACTGAGCGCGGTCGCCGGTCTGGCTGTCGCCGCCGCCCGGCGGGCGCGTCATTCCCTGCGTATCCAAAATTAA
- a CDS encoding glutaminyl-tRNA synthetase (catalyzes a two-step reaction, first charging a glutamine molecule by linking its carboxyl group to the alpha-phosphate of ATP, followed by transfer of the aminoacyl-adenylate to its tRNA) — protein MNADASASSAHPASATGAAPSAAPAAPTDFIRDVVAADVAAKRYPQIVTRFPPEPNGYLHLGHAKSICLNFGIALENNGRCNLRMDDTNPAKEEVEYVESITADIRWLIDGWADHCLGLTVKGSRPAARTVDGKTDYYAAPAAVTGNDSPAATGPFFASDYFDALYACAEQLILKGKAYVCDLTPEETDAYRGAPDQPGKDSPWRNRSVEESLDLFRRMRAGEFPDGARTLRARIDMASPNVWLRDPLLYRIRHASHHHAGDGWCIYPLYDFAHCLSDYIEGITHSICTLEFVVHRPLYDWILEALELPRPLPHQYEFAKLNLAYTLFSKRRLLRLVKENIVNGWDDPRMPTISGIRRRGIPAAALRNFAYHIGITKFDGLTELAVYENAVRDELNRIARRRLAVLRPIKIILTNLAEDEVIECDATNHPGDPAFGTRKVALTREVFIESDDFAEVPPPKYFRLKPGGEVRLKYACIIRLDEIVKNPDGTLAGLRCTADLATRAGQPDAGRKVKGTIHWVSAARAIDAEVRLYDRLFTVPEPGADDNYLDHLNPHSVETVSAKLEPALADATPEDRFQFERLGYFALDPKDNVPGSGKPPVFNRTITLKDTWAKK, from the coding sequence ATGAACGCAGACGCTTCCGCCTCCAGCGCCCATCCCGCATCCGCCACCGGCGCCGCTCCCTCCGCGGCCCCGGCGGCCCCCACCGATTTCATCCGCGACGTCGTCGCCGCGGACGTGGCCGCGAAGCGTTACCCGCAAATCGTCACCCGTTTCCCCCCCGAGCCCAACGGCTACCTCCACCTCGGCCACGCCAAGTCCATTTGCCTCAATTTCGGCATCGCCCTCGAAAACAACGGCCGGTGCAACCTCCGCATGGACGACACCAATCCGGCCAAGGAAGAGGTCGAGTACGTCGAATCCATCACCGCCGACATCCGCTGGCTGATCGATGGCTGGGCCGACCACTGCCTCGGCCTCACCGTCAAGGGCAGCCGCCCCGCCGCGCGCACCGTCGACGGCAAGACCGACTACTACGCCGCCCCCGCCGCTGTCACCGGCAACGACAGCCCGGCCGCCACCGGGCCCTTCTTCGCCAGCGATTATTTCGACGCCCTCTATGCCTGCGCCGAGCAGCTCATCCTCAAGGGCAAGGCCTATGTCTGCGACCTCACGCCCGAGGAAACCGACGCGTACCGCGGCGCCCCCGACCAGCCCGGCAAGGACAGCCCCTGGCGCAACCGCTCCGTCGAGGAGAGCCTCGATCTCTTCCGCCGCATGCGCGCCGGCGAATTCCCCGACGGCGCCCGCACCCTGCGCGCCCGCATCGACATGGCCTCGCCCAACGTCTGGCTGCGCGACCCCCTGCTCTACCGCATCCGCCACGCCTCGCACCATCACGCCGGCGATGGCTGGTGCATCTATCCGCTCTACGATTTCGCCCACTGCCTCAGCGACTACATCGAAGGCATCACGCACTCCATCTGCACGCTGGAATTCGTCGTCCATCGCCCGCTCTACGACTGGATTCTCGAGGCGCTCGAACTCCCCCGTCCCCTCCCCCACCAGTACGAATTCGCCAAGCTCAACCTCGCCTACACCCTTTTCAGCAAGCGCCGCCTCCTGCGCCTCGTGAAGGAAAACATCGTCAACGGCTGGGACGATCCCCGCATGCCCACGATCAGCGGCATCCGCCGGCGTGGCATCCCCGCCGCCGCCCTGCGCAATTTCGCCTACCATATCGGCATCACGAAATTCGACGGCCTCACCGAACTCGCCGTCTACGAAAACGCCGTGCGCGACGAACTCAACCGCATCGCCCGCCGCCGCCTCGCCGTCCTCCGCCCGATAAAAATCATCCTCACCAACCTCGCCGAAGACGAAGTCATCGAGTGCGACGCCACCAACCACCCCGGCGATCCCGCCTTCGGCACCCGCAAGGTCGCGCTCACCCGCGAGGTGTTCATCGAAAGCGACGACTTCGCCGAGGTCCCGCCGCCGAAATATTTCCGCCTCAAACCCGGCGGCGAGGTGCGCCTGAAATACGCCTGCATCATCAGGCTCGACGAAATCGTCAAAAATCCCGACGGCACCCTCGCCGGGCTCCGCTGTACTGCCGATCTCGCTACACGCGCCGGCCAGCCCGACGCCGGCCGCAAGGTCAAGGGCACGATCCACTGGGTCAGCGCCGCCCGGGCCATCGACGCCGAAGTGCGCCTCTACGACCGCCTCTTCACCGTCCCCGAACCCGGCGCCGACGACAATTATCTGGACCATCTCAACCCGCACTCGGTCGAAACCGTCAGCGCGAAGCTCGAACCCGCCCTCGCCGATGCCACGCCCGAAGATCGTTTCCAGTTCGAGCGACTCGGCTACTTCGCGCTCGATCCGAAGGACAATGTCCCCGGCTCCGGCAAGCCGCCGGTCTTCAACCGCACGATCACGCTCAAGGACACATGGGCGAAGAAATAA
- a CDS encoding RNA polymerase subunit sigma-24, giving the protein MSAADDEQPIDIDQCLDRVRMGDQSAARELVEALSPMVMRIVRARRPRRMAEEDLAQEVYLKMFTRLEQYQGNVPFTHWVSRIAVTTCIDHLRAQQRRPELRWADLSENEATVLDAVLTSDTDRNAPDALAAHELVHKLLGQLSETDRLVLQLLDLEQKTLIEIREITGWNITLIKVRAFRARRKLQKLFETLKRKERA; this is encoded by the coding sequence ATGTCCGCCGCCGACGACGAACAACCCATCGACATTGATCAATGCCTTGATCGTGTCCGCATGGGCGACCAGTCCGCGGCACGGGAACTGGTCGAGGCGCTCTCCCCGATGGTCATGCGCATCGTCCGCGCCCGCCGTCCGCGCCGGATGGCCGAGGAGGATCTCGCACAGGAGGTTTACCTGAAAATGTTTACCCGCCTCGAACAGTACCAGGGCAATGTCCCCTTCACCCACTGGGTGTCGCGGATCGCCGTGACCACCTGCATCGACCACCTGCGCGCCCAGCAGCGCCGCCCGGAGCTGCGCTGGGCCGATCTTTCGGAAAACGAAGCCACCGTCCTCGACGCCGTCCTCACGAGCGACACCGACCGCAACGCTCCCGATGCGCTTGCCGCGCACGAACTCGTGCACAAATTACTCGGGCAGCTTTCCGAAACCGACCGCCTCGTCCTGCAACTGCTCGACCTCGAACAAAAAACTCTCATCGAAATCCGGGAAATCACCGGCTGGAACATCACCCTGATCAAGGTCCGCGCCTTCCGTGCGCGGCGGAAATTGCAAAAACTCTTCGAAACTCTCAAACGAAAGGAGCGCGCATGA
- a CDS encoding histidine kinase has protein sequence MTLRAVVVDDERLARKRLRELLSHHAGIAVVDEAADAEGAIAAVKTWRPDVLFLDMELSPGNGLELLPLLPSRPAVVFVTAWESFAVQAFEVCAFDYLLKPVHPERLAQTVQRLQQGATPGGPAAAPAPLTMQDRIPLKDARTVTVVEVGRITAIRAVGAYSRVLLRDHPPVTVLRGISEWERMLPAGLFLRVDRSLILQVPLVRAIRTVSRDESLLTVEGLPAPLTIGRAASRRLRRGVPSPGGGAGFPWGSGRS, from the coding sequence ATGACCCTGCGCGCCGTGGTCGTGGACGACGAACGGCTCGCCCGCAAGCGGCTCCGCGAGCTGCTTTCGCACCATGCCGGGATCGCGGTCGTGGACGAGGCGGCCGATGCCGAAGGCGCCATCGCTGCGGTGAAAACCTGGCGGCCCGACGTGCTTTTCCTGGACATGGAGCTTTCGCCGGGAAACGGGCTGGAGCTGCTGCCGCTCCTGCCGAGCCGGCCGGCGGTGGTCTTTGTTACGGCCTGGGAGTCGTTCGCCGTCCAGGCGTTTGAGGTCTGCGCGTTCGACTACCTGCTCAAGCCCGTTCATCCGGAACGCCTCGCGCAGACCGTGCAGCGTTTGCAGCAAGGCGCGACGCCCGGCGGCCCCGCGGCGGCGCCCGCCCCGCTGACGATGCAGGACCGGATTCCGCTCAAGGACGCCCGGACCGTCACCGTGGTCGAAGTCGGCCGGATCACCGCCATCCGGGCGGTCGGCGCCTATTCGCGTGTGTTGCTGCGCGATCATCCGCCGGTGACCGTGCTCCGCGGCATCTCGGAATGGGAGAGGATGCTGCCCGCCGGCCTTTTCCTGCGCGTGGACCGGTCGCTGATCCTGCAAGTGCCGCTCGTCCGGGCCATCAGGACGGTGTCCCGCGATGAAAGTCTCCTCACGGTCGAGGGATTGCCGGCGCCGCTGACGATCGGCCGGGCTGCCTCGCGGCGGCTGCGACGCGGCGTGCCCTCCCCGGGCGGCGGCGCGGGTTTTCCTTGGGGCAGCGGCCGGTCCTGA
- a CDS encoding type II secretion protein yields MSLVFRSVFLSGSIQSGILLQNLSKHNPAMPPLSTARNAVLAWPRPSRGFTLIELLVVIAIIGILAGLSVVGVSAARSRAAAAQCASQVRTLAMAHYAWRLDNKGAGPPTTFDKTHPWSEGHTDWGLRLLRRYYLSGPAYIWVRVGEHEFRVEKTEICPGARITGQTANAERGGPDYNMGVKAKSSSDPTSIDLDSFFQVHSKTPVIWDGWFPRGQAQMDVPLRHSGAINMGFMDGHVERVKGTDGRLYKQYMWSLYNTGYPDPKALGKGEPMGSTSTTTPD; encoded by the coding sequence TTGTCCCTCGTGTTCCGGTCCGTGTTCCTGTCCGGGTCAATTCAGTCCGGAATCCTCCTCCAAAACCTTTCCAAACACAACCCTGCCATGCCGCCCCTTTCAACTGCTCGCAACGCGGTCCTCGCTTGGCCGAGGCCATCCCGCGGATTCACCCTGATCGAGCTTCTCGTGGTCATTGCGATCATCGGCATCCTTGCCGGGCTTTCCGTGGTCGGCGTCAGCGCGGCCCGGTCCAGGGCCGCCGCCGCGCAATGCGCCTCGCAGGTGCGCACGCTCGCGATGGCGCATTACGCGTGGCGACTCGACAACAAAGGCGCCGGTCCGCCCACCACATTCGACAAGACTCACCCCTGGTCGGAAGGCCATACGGACTGGGGTTTGCGCTTGTTGCGCCGCTATTACCTGAGCGGGCCCGCCTACATCTGGGTTCGGGTCGGCGAACACGAATTTCGCGTCGAGAAAACCGAAATCTGCCCCGGTGCCCGGATCACCGGCCAGACCGCAAATGCCGAAAGAGGCGGCCCCGACTACAACATGGGCGTGAAAGCCAAAAGCTCCTCGGACCCGACTTCCATCGACCTCGATTCATTCTTTCAGGTTCATTCCAAAACGCCGGTCATCTGGGACGGCTGGTTTCCGCGCGGACAGGCGCAGATGGACGTGCCGCTCCGCCATAGCGGAGCCATCAACATGGGCTTTATGGACGGACACGTCGAACGCGTAAAAGGCACTGACGGGCGCCTCTACAAACAGTACATGTGGAGCCTCTACAACACCGGCTATCCCGACCCGAAGGCGCTGGGCAAGGGCGAGCCCATGGGAAGCACCTCCACCACGACGCCAGACTGA